CGCTGCCCGCCGCCGACTCGCCACGTTCTGGGGCGGCGCCGAGCCGGCCTTCGAGCGGGCCGTGGGCGACCTGGCCGCCGCGGCGCCACCGCCCCCCGAGACGAGCCTCGCGGGCCTGCTGGCGCAGAACCCCGACCTGGAGCGCTGGGCCGACGAGGCCGCGCAGCGCCGGGCTGCGCTGGAGCTGGAAAAGGCCAACCGCTGGCCCGACCTCAACCTGTCGCCCGGCCTCGGCTACTTCGGGGAGTCGGGCGCCTTCGCCTGGCTCTTCGGCTGGGCGCTGCCGCTCACGGTGCGGAACCGCAACCAGGGCGCGATTCTGGAGGCCACGCACAGTGTGGCCAAGGCCGCCGAGATGCGCCGCGCGGCCGAGGCGAAGGCCCGAGCCGAGCTGGCCGAGGCCTACAGCGAGCTCGCCGCCGCGTTCGAGGAGATACGCGGCATCCGGGCCGAGGTGCTGCCGGCGGCCCAAGCCGCCTACGATGCGGCGAGCGCGGGCTTCCGAGAAGGCAAGTTTCCCTTCCTCGACGTGCTCGACGCCCAGCGCACCCTGTTCGACGCCCGCGGCAACCTCCTCACCGCCCTGGCCGAATACCACAAGGCCCTGGCCGACGTCGAGCGCCTCATCGGCCAGAGCGTCCCCCTCTCTCCCGTCCCCCAACCTCCCGCGGCTGCGGAACCCGCGGGAGGTTCTGCTGCGGGAGGGCCATCGGAAAGGAGCCAGCCATGAAGAAGCTGCTCGCCGCCCTCAGCCATGCGGGCTGGGCGCTGTTCGTCTTCACCGCCCTCACGGGCCTTTTCCTCTGGCGCACGGGCAGCCTTCAGATTCGCCTGACCGGCGCCCCGGCCGCCGCGGACCCCGGCGCGAGTCACGCCCACGGCGACGCCTGCGAGCACGACGCGCCCGAACCCGGCGCCCACAAACACGGCGCAGGCTGCGCCCACGACGAACCGAAGAAGGCCGACGCCCATGAGCACGGCGAAGCCTGTGCGCACGAGGGCGAGGCCGACTGGTGCGCTGAGCACAAGGTGCCCGAATCGGCCTGCACCCGCTGCAACCCCGGCCTGATCGCCAAGTTCAAGGAGAAGGGCGACTGGTGCGACGGGCACAACCTGCCCGAATCGCAGTGCGTGAAGTGCAACCCCGACGCCGCCGCGAAGCTCAAGCCGCCGCCGGCCGTGGCGGCCGCCGCCGCGCAGGCCAGGTGCGAGCACGGCGTGGCCAAGATTGACTGCGACAACTGCCGCTTCGAGGTGGGCGCCGTGAAGGTGCGGCCCGACGTGGCCAAGGCCCTCCTCAAGCCGGCCAGGGTCCAGCACCAGGAGTTGGCCACCACAATGAGGCTGACCGGCCAGGTGCAACTTGACGAGACCCGCGTGGTGGACGTGGCGCCGCCTGCCCCTGGGCGCGTGGTGCGCGTCCAAGCCGTCCTCGGCCAGGCCGTCAGCGAGGGCGACGTGCTGGCCATCGTCCACTCGGCGGAGTTCGGGGTGGCCAAGGCCGGCTATCTGGACGCCTGGACGAAGCTGGAGCTGGCCCGCCGCGAGCAGGAGCGTCAGGCGGCGCTCAGCGGCGCGCTGGAGAAGGCCCTGGAGCACCTGGCCACCGACCACGGCGTGCCCGGCAAGTGCGACCCGCTGAGGGGCAATTGCTTGCCCCAGGCGCCGTTGGGCGAATGGCGCGCGAAGCTCCTCGGCGCGGCCGCCAAGCTGCGCCTCGCCCACTCGGTCTACGGCCGCGAGAAGGCGCTGCTCGACAAGCAGGCCTCGAGCCGCGCCGAGTTCGAGCAGGCCGAGCACGAGTTGCACGCGGCCCAGGTGGAGTACACCGCGCTCGTGGACGAGGCGCAGCTCGGCCTTCACTTGGAGAAGCTGCGCGCCGACAACGCTGCCCGCCAGGCCGAAATCGCCCTCACCGCCGCCGAACAGCAGCTTCACATCTTCGGGCTCGACGACGCCGCGGTGGCCGCCCTGCGTACGGAGAAGGAGAACGGCGGCTTCGCCCACCTGGCCGTGCGGGCGCCCCGGGCCGGCACCATTCTCACCCGCGCCGCGGCCGAGGGCAAGTTCGTGGAGGCCAAGGAAAGCCTCTTCGCGCTCGGCGACCTGTCCAACGTCTGGGTCTGGTGCAACGTCTACGAGCGCGACCTCGGCCCTCTCCACGCCGCGCTGGCCGAGGGCCAGCCGCCGCACGCCTGTGTGCGCGTGGCCGCCTTCGGCGACGAGCCGTTCTGCGGCGTGATTGACCTCATCGGCAGCATCGTGGACGAGAAGACCCGCACGGTGCGCGTGCGGGTGCAGGTGGACAACGCCCAGGGCAAGCTCAAGCCGGGCATGTTCGCCAACGTCGAAATCCAGTTCGCCAGCGGCAAGCAGGCGGCCTTCGTGCCGCGCGAGGCCGTGCTTGCGGACGAGGGCAGGCAATTCGTGTTCCAGGA
The sequence above is drawn from the Planctomycetota bacterium genome and encodes:
- a CDS encoding TolC family protein; protein product: MVGRACVLAGIFLALVAGGCATPQPGRVAPPERRPLGRDLTAFEAPADAAVPRPEIEEPKGPLTLREALALALLHSPELAESAWDIRMAEARVLQAGLGPNPELGFDSEGFGGTRDKKGFGNAEGSLSLAYTIELGGKRLKRVRAAEAEGRLAAWDYETKRLDVLTATAKAFIALVAAQEQVALAEELVALAESILRNVAERVKAGKVSPLEEHKAKGELASARIAREQARHRVAAARRRLATFWGGAEPAFERAVGDLAAAAPPPPETSLAGLLAQNPDLERWADEAAQRRAALELEKANRWPDLNLSPGLGYFGESGAFAWLFGWALPLTVRNRNQGAILEATHSVAKAAEMRRAAEAKARAELAEAYSELAAAFEEIRGIRAEVLPAAQAAYDAASAGFREGKFPFLDVLDAQRTLFDARGNLLTALAEYHKALADVERLIGQSVPLSPVPQPPAAAEPAGGSAAGGPSERSQP
- a CDS encoding efflux RND transporter periplasmic adaptor subunit; translated protein: MKKLLAALSHAGWALFVFTALTGLFLWRTGSLQIRLTGAPAAADPGASHAHGDACEHDAPEPGAHKHGAGCAHDEPKKADAHEHGEACAHEGEADWCAEHKVPESACTRCNPGLIAKFKEKGDWCDGHNLPESQCVKCNPDAAAKLKPPPAVAAAAAQARCEHGVAKIDCDNCRFEVGAVKVRPDVAKALLKPARVQHQELATTMRLTGQVQLDETRVVDVAPPAPGRVVRVQAVLGQAVSEGDVLAIVHSAEFGVAKAGYLDAWTKLELARREQERQAALSGALEKALEHLATDHGVPGKCDPLRGNCLPQAPLGEWRAKLLGAAAKLRLAHSVYGREKALLDKQASSRAEFEQAEHELHAAQVEYTALVDEAQLGLHLEKLRADNAARQAEIALTAAEQQLHIFGLDDAAVAALRTEKENGGFAHLAVRAPRAGTILTRAAAEGKFVEAKESLFALGDLSNVWVWCNVYERDLGPLHAALAEGQPPHACVRVAAFGDEPFCGVIDLIGSIVDEKTRTVRVRVQVDNAQGKLKPGMFANVEIQFASGKQAAFVPREAVLADEGRQFVFQEMQDGLWLRRDVATGRTQGRLVEIVSGLDPDATVAAGGAFMLKSDILRSKMGAG